One stretch of Aquimarina sp. Aq107 DNA includes these proteins:
- a CDS encoding CHAT domain-containing tetratricopeptide repeat protein: MYLKFKFYILTFFLLFSVLLVQKLNAQYSYQEIKSLSLTEDITEKKADHILNSILKRDTLYAKTAHSLSFFFKKNQKNYDLAIKYGRIEITTLDSLNINDSNYTNGLYNLGKFFFLKEKYDKAIEYYNKAIKSNKFPKKVAQSYCEIADCYFEKGDYYKSINYYNKGLPLLEKHGSEVSLVLKYNQLSKNCNKMNSKESTDLGIHYLKKGDSIIKNSSETNRFNRYIHGLNTGFANLYALPHRYNFNKAKDYYNQNLHSSLSEDDSLTIANTYLNIGELYLKRKNDSCLYFFKKSLQYDSIKKTDTYETYRNLADYYTSKLEYNKALSQVETSITHNLRITSSVNLDLISIKKLLDLKDQRSIISALKAKTKILLSLYEKEHNKEHLLEGIKTVHFANKLITLLVNYSTETATKYLWREEVSEIFNLGVYIAYLLKDSELMFQFIEEDKAFLLTQDINANIKNVNLPQHIINKQIQFRKRILELESKSKNSNLSQKKDSLFNLKIVYQNFKDSLQEKYPNYFENKNKVQLISLEDAIAQLDNRSVVISYSILDNTNEINQKTILGLFISKTATIPFKVEDSEETLKQLKKYKKVISKPLRTKKEFHQFYKTSYLLYNNLMPTDRIKKGIHKKHLIVILDDELQNTPFEAFTTTNNKLKYLIEDHDLSYAYSLSFLNFNKDIQRKYTKELSSFAPVHFNRSKLPSLTYSENEINQIHEMFTSSQSYMHVNASKNNFLSSSINSKIIHLATHADASKKPVIYFAKDSLELHELYTYKNNADLVVLSACETNLGEVKKGEGVLNLTRGFFYSGANSVISSIWKINDGTSSSIMQDFYSNLKDKQSKVSALNNAKRKYLSENSLSEKSPYYWASFILVGDTEPTFNSSFHAYYLIAFLLLLVLFLFFIKKKG; encoded by the coding sequence ATGTATTTAAAATTTAAGTTTTATATACTTACTTTTTTTTTACTCTTTTCAGTTCTTTTAGTACAAAAACTAAATGCTCAATATAGCTACCAAGAGATTAAATCCTTAAGCTTAACTGAAGATATTACAGAAAAAAAAGCAGACCATATACTTAATTCGATATTAAAAAGGGATACGCTCTATGCTAAAACAGCACACAGTTTATCCTTTTTCTTTAAAAAGAATCAAAAAAATTATGATTTAGCCATAAAATATGGTCGAATTGAGATAACAACTTTAGATAGCTTAAACATCAATGATAGTAATTACACTAATGGTTTATATAATTTAGGCAAATTCTTTTTTTTAAAAGAAAAATACGATAAGGCTATAGAATACTACAACAAAGCGATTAAATCCAATAAATTCCCTAAAAAAGTTGCCCAATCGTATTGTGAAATTGCGGATTGTTATTTTGAAAAAGGAGATTATTATAAATCCATAAATTATTATAATAAAGGCTTACCTCTTCTAGAGAAACACGGATCAGAAGTAAGTCTTGTTTTAAAATACAATCAGCTTTCTAAAAATTGTAATAAAATGAATTCTAAAGAAAGTACTGATCTTGGAATCCATTATTTAAAAAAAGGAGATAGTATTATCAAAAACTCTTCAGAAACTAATAGGTTTAACCGTTACATTCATGGTTTAAACACGGGTTTCGCAAATCTATATGCATTGCCGCATAGGTACAATTTTAATAAAGCGAAGGACTATTATAACCAAAACCTTCATAGTTCTTTATCCGAAGATGATAGTTTAACAATAGCTAATACATATTTAAATATTGGAGAATTATATTTAAAAAGAAAAAATGACAGTTGTCTTTATTTTTTTAAAAAAAGTTTACAATATGACTCTATAAAAAAAACAGACACTTATGAAACTTATAGAAACTTAGCCGATTATTATACCTCTAAACTAGAATACAATAAAGCGTTATCGCAAGTAGAAACATCTATAACTCATAATTTGAGGATTACGTCATCGGTTAATCTTGATTTAATTTCTATAAAAAAATTGTTAGATCTTAAAGATCAAAGATCAATCATTAGTGCCCTAAAAGCTAAAACAAAAATATTATTAAGCCTTTACGAAAAAGAGCACAATAAAGAACATTTACTAGAAGGTATTAAAACAGTTCATTTTGCCAACAAATTAATTACACTACTTGTAAATTATAGCACTGAAACGGCAACTAAATATCTATGGCGAGAAGAAGTTTCTGAAATCTTTAATTTAGGTGTTTATATTGCCTATTTATTAAAGGACTCAGAATTAATGTTTCAGTTTATAGAAGAAGACAAAGCATTTCTTCTAACTCAGGATATTAATGCTAATATTAAAAATGTAAACCTTCCTCAACATATTATTAACAAACAAATACAATTTAGAAAAAGAATCCTTGAATTAGAGAGCAAAAGTAAAAATAGCAATCTATCTCAAAAAAAAGATTCTCTGTTTAACCTCAAGATTGTCTATCAGAATTTTAAAGATTCTCTTCAAGAGAAGTATCCCAATTACTTCGAAAATAAAAATAAAGTACAATTGATTTCGTTAGAAGATGCAATTGCACAATTAGACAACCGAAGTGTTGTTATTTCGTATAGCATATTAGACAACACGAATGAAATAAACCAAAAAACCATTTTAGGTTTATTTATCTCTAAAACCGCCACTATTCCTTTTAAAGTTGAAGACTCAGAGGAAACCTTAAAGCAGTTAAAAAAGTATAAAAAAGTAATTTCGAAACCATTAAGAACCAAAAAGGAGTTTCACCAGTTTTATAAGACATCGTACCTTTTATATAATAATCTTATGCCAACCGATAGGATCAAAAAAGGTATTCATAAAAAACATCTTATTGTTATTCTTGATGATGAATTACAAAACACACCTTTCGAAGCTTTTACGACAACTAACAATAAACTAAAGTATCTTATAGAAGATCATGACTTAAGTTATGCGTATTCCTTGTCGTTCCTAAATTTCAATAAAGACATTCAAAGAAAGTATACTAAAGAACTATCCTCTTTTGCGCCTGTACATTTTAATCGATCCAAACTCCCCTCCTTAACATATTCAGAAAATGAAATTAATCAGATTCATGAGATGTTTACTTCAAGCCAAAGTTATATGCACGTTAATGCATCTAAAAATAACTTCTTAAGCAGTAGCATTAATTCTAAAATTATTCATTTAGCAACACACGCTGATGCTAGCAAAAAACCTGTAATTTATTTCGCAAAAGATTCATTAGAACTTCACGAACTCTATACATACAAAAACAATGCTGATTTAGTTGTTTTAAGTGCCTGCGAAACAAATCTTGGGGAAGTTAAAAAAGGAGAAGGAGTACTTAACCTCACCCGAGGTTTCTTTTATTCTGGTGCAAATTCGGTTATTTCATCCATTTGGAAAATTAATGATGGTACAAGCTCCTCAATCATGCAAGATTTTTATTCTAACTTAAAAGACAAACAGTCAAAAGTCTCAGCATTAAACAATGCGAAGAGAAAATACTTATCAGAAAACAGCTTATCAGAAAAATCACCTTATTACTGGGCCTCATTTATTCTAGTAGGCGATACTGAACCAACCTTCAATAGTAGCTTTCACGCTTATTACCTAATCGCATTTTTACTACTTCTAGTTTTATTTTTATTTTTTATAAAAAAAAAAGGGTAA
- a CDS encoding RNA polymerase sigma factor, giving the protein MLYKKIIMGKNVLDALIDGDSKIINKVYTTNFPLVKKFVLQNNGNEEDAKDVFQKALLQIAVRHRKEGITIETSFGGYLFKVCKNLWRRELNSYKKRVTNKGIIELTSEYRDYSLAVMEQKRQELLVEKLNKISGNCKNILTLFFAKTPYKEIVATTEYNSESAVRQRVFKCKKKLIELIENDERYKSLIEI; this is encoded by the coding sequence TTGCTTTACAAAAAAATAATAATGGGGAAGAATGTCTTGGACGCACTTATAGATGGAGATTCTAAAATTATCAATAAAGTTTACACAACAAATTTTCCTTTAGTAAAGAAATTTGTTTTACAAAACAATGGTAATGAGGAGGATGCAAAAGATGTTTTTCAAAAGGCATTACTACAAATTGCAGTGCGGCATAGAAAAGAAGGTATTACTATCGAGACTAGTTTTGGTGGATATTTGTTTAAAGTTTGTAAAAATTTATGGAGGAGAGAGTTAAATAGTTACAAAAAGAGGGTAACAAATAAGGGTATTATTGAACTGACAAGTGAGTATAGAGATTATTCATTAGCGGTTATGGAACAAAAACGACAGGAATTGTTAGTTGAAAAATTAAATAAAATTTCAGGCAATTGTAAAAATATATTGACACTTTTTTTTGCTAAAACACCTTATAAAGAAATAGTAGCAACTACTGAATATAATTCTGAATCTGCCGTTAGACAACGTGTTTTTAAATGTAAAAAGAAGCTAATAGAGTTAATTGAAAACGATGAAAGATATAAATCATTGATCGAAATATGA
- a CDS encoding M48 family metallopeptidase gives MSLEEDILIEQFLRDELSEEDRIDFLNRVETDDEFKKSYLLEKQLFEGLNDKNWSYYTKKQTKEIEEYDTLFSDSKTQEIKENIEKASFQYQNRTNRNIFTLSSIAAVVVVIITFSIFFFNSSVTTEELYTEYIMKEKLPSLVNRGANVEENNLVEAESDFKSKKYERAIIYLDKALEEDKKNSLLYLYKAISHTELKEYNKAQEILNTLIDSDLVDGEKGYWFKSLVFLKSDRMDEAIKNLETIVQDSLYNQSKAKELLNKLNKK, from the coding sequence ATGAGTTTAGAAGAAGATATATTAATAGAACAGTTTTTAAGAGATGAACTCTCTGAAGAGGATAGAATTGATTTTTTAAACAGAGTAGAAACGGATGATGAATTTAAAAAATCATACCTCTTGGAAAAACAGCTTTTTGAAGGCCTTAATGATAAAAATTGGAGTTATTACACTAAAAAGCAGACCAAAGAAATAGAAGAATATGATACGTTGTTTAGTGATTCGAAGACTCAGGAAATAAAGGAAAATATAGAAAAAGCATCATTCCAATATCAAAATCGAACGAATAGAAACATTTTTACCCTTTCATCTATAGCGGCAGTTGTAGTGGTAATAATTACATTTAGTATTTTCTTTTTTAATTCTTCTGTTACTACTGAAGAGCTTTATACAGAGTATATTATGAAAGAGAAATTGCCATCTCTTGTAAATAGGGGAGCGAATGTAGAGGAAAACAATTTAGTAGAAGCCGAAAGTGATTTTAAGAGCAAGAAATACGAAAGAGCGATCATATATTTAGATAAGGCCTTAGAAGAAGATAAAAAGAATAGTTTACTGTATTTGTATAAGGCAATATCTCATACTGAATTAAAAGAATATAACAAGGCTCAGGAAATATTAAATACTTTAATTGATAGCGATTTAGTTGACGGGGAAAAGGGGTATTGGTTTAAATCATTGGTGTTTTTGAAATCTGATAGAATGGATGAAGCAATTAAAAATTTAGAAACTATAGTACAGGATTCTCTTTACAATCAGAGTAAAGCAAAAGAATTATTGAATAAGTTAAATAAGAAATAA
- a CDS encoding SDR family oxidoreductase, giving the protein MSYTDKMLRDGALEGKNIVVTGGGSGLGKSMTKYFMELGAKVAITSRNLEKLQGTAKELESETGGTCLPLQCDVRHYDQVEAMKDQVLEAFGTVDILLNNAAGNFISPTERLSANAFDTIIDIVLKGTKNCTLAFGKHWIDTKYQNTNVLNIVTTYAWTGSAYVVPSATAKAGVLAMTRSLAVEWAKYGMRFNAIAPGPFPTKGAWDRLLPGDMKEKFDLAKKVPLKRVGDHQELANLAAYLVSDFSAYVNGEVITLDGGEWLKGAGQFNLLDQVPEQMWDMLEAAIRAKKNK; this is encoded by the coding sequence ATGAGCTATACTGATAAAATGCTTCGAGATGGAGCGCTTGAAGGAAAAAACATTGTAGTTACCGGAGGAGGTAGCGGACTTGGAAAGTCTATGACCAAGTATTTTATGGAGCTTGGAGCAAAAGTAGCAATAACTTCACGTAATCTTGAAAAATTACAAGGTACGGCTAAAGAGTTAGAATCAGAAACTGGAGGTACTTGCCTCCCACTTCAATGCGATGTAAGACATTATGATCAAGTAGAAGCTATGAAAGATCAGGTTTTAGAGGCATTTGGAACCGTAGACATACTATTAAATAATGCCGCTGGAAACTTTATTTCTCCTACAGAACGTTTATCCGCTAATGCCTTTGATACTATCATTGACATTGTATTAAAAGGAACAAAAAATTGTACACTAGCATTTGGTAAACATTGGATAGATACAAAATATCAAAACACTAATGTTCTAAATATAGTAACTACATATGCTTGGACCGGTTCTGCTTATGTAGTGCCAAGTGCAACTGCAAAAGCTGGTGTGCTGGCTATGACTAGATCTCTTGCTGTAGAATGGGCTAAATACGGGATGCGTTTTAATGCCATTGCTCCTGGACCTTTTCCTACTAAAGGAGCTTGGGATAGACTTTTACCGGGTGATATGAAAGAAAAGTTTGATCTTGCTAAAAAAGTACCTCTTAAGCGTGTCGGTGATCATCAAGAACTAGCTAATCTGGCAGCATATCTTGTATCCGATTTTTCTGCATATGTCAATGGAGAAGTAATCACGTTAGATGGTGGAGAGTGGTTAAAAGGAGCTGGGCAATTTAATTTACTTGATCAAGTTCCGGAACAAATGTGGGACATGCTAGAAGCTGCTATTAGAGCTAAAAAGAATAAATAA